The sequence below is a genomic window from Methanobrevibacter sp..
CTGATTTTCAATAGCTGAAAAAATACAATTATAATCTTCCTTTTTAGTTAAATATCCTCTGCCTCTTGCATGGATATGTGCAAAATCAATTGTTGGTTCAAAATGATCAAAACTGGCGCATAATTCAATAACTTCTCCAATATTCCCAAGTTGAGTTCTTTTACCTGTGGTTTCAGGTGCAAATGTAAACTCTCTGATTCCTGCTGCTTCAAGCTTTTCAAATAATCGATTAATGGTATTTTTTGATATTTCCATTGCTTTTTCAGGTTTTCTATTTAAATATGCTCCGGGATGAAATACGAGTCTGTATGCTCCCATCCATTCTCCTGCACGTGCTGCTGCTATCAAATGCCCAATACTTTTCTCAAGTTTTTCTTCTTCTTTTGCACATAAGTTAATATAATACGGAGCATGCATTGAAACTAAAATATTGTGTTTTTCTGATTCTTCTTTTAGTGTAGTGGCAGAGGATTCTCCAATTCTAACGCCATATGGAGACTGGTATTCATAAGAGTCAAGACCTTCTTGTGAAATATATTTTGGTGCTTTATAACCTGCACCTTTATAACCGACCGGACTTCCGGCAGGTCCAAAAAGTACTTTATTTTTCATTTAAATCTTTTAAAAAATAGTAAAAAGGGGAATTTAGAATATTCCCATAGCCTTATTGGTTTTAGCAATTGATTTTTCGTTGTCACTTTCCATTTCTAAAAGTGCACGGATGGCATCAATATTTTCAGGAACAACGTCGGATTCTTGGTGCACTGCTTGCATGTAGAATAATTCGTTTCCTACAACATTGACGGATTCTCTCCAAACCGGAATTTCATATAAGTCATTTCTGTTTCTTCCAAGTTCTTTAGCATATTCCATTAATTCTGCAGTAGATCCAAGTCCTTCTTCTGCTGAAACAACAATGACTCTAGAACGTTTTTCTAAAGTTTCAAGGATATCTTCGGTTTCTACATCATTATTAATTTCAACCATGATGTTGTGCTGGTGCATTAATGTGGTTGGAACCAGCAATGCCATAGTTGTAACATCAATTCCCTTCATAACGGTCTTCACATCAGGCCCGTGGTGGGAAGGTACTTTCGGAGGATTTGGGACAATTGCATTAATAGGCCCCTTTTTAATTTCAGACGGGTCTGATCCTCTTCTTACCATCACTGCTCTAACTTTTTTAATATCTGCAACTGAATCAATAGTATGTAATGTACGGGTTAATCCTGTAGTGTTACAGGATACTACTCTGGTATAATCTGCACCGTATGAATCATCATAATTGGAAATAGCATTAAATGAAAGGCCAGTTAACTCGTGGTCTTCTCCGCCCTGGTAAATTGCTTTAACTCCTGCCTTTTTATACATCTCAAGGTTTTGCGGCCCAATAGTTCCTGGAGTACAGTCAACAACCACATCTGCTTCCTGAATCATGTCTTCAACAGTACCGGCTATTTCAATTCCTGCATCTTTGAACATTTGTTCTCTTTCCGGAATTCCAATGTATAATGGATAGTTTTTTTCTTCAACTGCAGTTTTTGCTTCGTAGTTTGGTCTAGTTTTACTTACACCAATTACTTTCATATCATCCTGAGCAGCTACAGCATCAGCCACTCTCTTACCGATTGTTCCATAACCATTTATAGCAACAGTTTTCATTTTAATCCCTTTTTTATTAATATGATTTTAAAAAAATATTATATGAACTAAAATTTGTTGTTTAAATTATTTAAAATTTGATATTTGTTAATATGAAAAAATAAAAAAAGTAAGTAGACTTATTCTACTTTAAATCCGGCTTCTTTAACAGCTTCTTCAATATCAGCATCACTTACGTCGCCAGACATTGAAATAGTTGTAATTCCGGAATCAAGATCCGCTTTTGCATCATCAATTCCATCAATATCTTTTAATGACAATTCAACAGCGTTTACACAGGAAGGACAGTGCATACCCACAACTTTGATTTCTTTTTCACTAATAATATCACCTTCTATATTATAAATTAATTTTTGAATATTTTCATATTTAAATTTTTAATTAGGTATATAGTCTATGTTCTGACTTTTATATTTAATCAGCAGTGAAGAATAGATTATAACAATTACCGATCCTATATTATGGATTAAAGCTCCTTCTATCGGATTTAAAATTCCTAAAACTGCTAATGCCATAGCTATTATGTTTAAAGACAGTGCAAAGGCAATGCTAATAGTGATTGTTTTTATGGTTTTTCTGGATATTTCGATTAAATGTGGAATATGTTCTATATTGTCTTTTATTAATACTATTTTTGCAGCTTCAAGAGAAATGTCACTTCCAATTTTCCCCATTGCTATTCCAACATTTGATTTTCTAAGGGAAGGTGCATCATTTATTCCGTCACCTATCATTGCAATTCTGTGTTTCTTTTTTTGTTCACATTCAATATATTTGGTTTTATCTTCAGGTAAGCAATTGTATTTGATGTTTCGGATATTTACCTGATTTGCAATTGATTTTGCAGTTTTTTCGTTATCTCCTGTAAGCAGTGTTGTTTTGATTCTTAATTTTTTTAGACTGGAGATTGTTTGTTTGGAGCTTTCCCGCACTGTATCTGCAAGTATGATTTTCCCCATGACTTCCTTTTCTTTTGCAACAAATATTTCTATTTCTCCATTTTTGTTTTCATCATCGAATTTTATTGGAATTTTTTCTGATTTCAATAATCGTTTATTTCCTGCAGTTATTTTTCTTTTGTTAATCATGCCTGTAATTCCCTTTCCTATATGCATTTTAAATTCCATAACTTCTTCTAAATCATTTTTATTATAGTGTTTAACAATTGCTTTTGCTAAGGGGTGTTCTGATTTTGATTCAAGTGAAGCTAGCAAATGCATCATTTCATGAGGGTTTTCAGAAATTACTTTGACGACTTTTGGTGTTCCGTTAGTTAATGTTCCGGTTTTGTCAAATATTAATTCATCAACACAAGCCAATTCTTCTATTGACTCCCCGTCTTTTACTAAAATCCCATATTTTGTTAAATTGCCTATTGCGGCCATTATTGCAGTTGGTGTTGCTAAAACTAACGCGCATGGGCAGAAAACTACCAATATTGTTACTGATCTTGTTATTTCGAATGTGAATAAATATGTTAATATTGAAACTGTAAATGCAATTACTACAATCAATGTTGCCCATTTATCTGCTGTTTTTACAATTTTTGCGTTTTCTGGTTTTGAAGATTCAACTAATTTGATCAACTTTTGTATGGAGCTGTCTTCACCTATTTTTGTTGTTTCCATGATAAAAGAACCATAAAGGTTAATGGTTCCGCTGTATACTTCATCATGTGTGGTCTTATTCACTGGCAGAGACTCTCCTGTTAGTGTTGATTGGTCAATTGAAGTTTCACCATTAATTATTATTCCATCAGTAGGAATGCTTTCACCTGGAAGAACTTTTAAGATATCTCCCACATTCACATCTTCAATAGCTATCTTCTCTTCTGTTTCGTTTTTTATTCTTGTTGCAAGTTGCGGAGTCATATTTATTAGTTCTTTTATTTTTCCCTGTGTTTTTGATACGGTATACTCTTCTAAAAATCCTCCAATCGCCATTATTGTTGCAATTTCTCCTGCTGCAAATATTTCACCTATGATAACTGATGCAATGATGGCTATTGAAACAAGTAAATCTGCTTTAATATCAAATTCTGTAATTAATCCTTCTAAACATTCTTTAAATATGGGAATTCCGCACAGCATTATTGAAATCCAGGAAAGATGATTAATTGACAATATGAATTCCGCAACAAGGCTTATTGTTGAGATTAATATTATGATTATGTCTATTTTTTCTTTTTTGCTAAATTTTAAATTCATTTCAACTGACCTCACATCCAAATATACCATATGGGGTATAAACCTATTTTAAAAAAAATTAAAGTCTGGAGTAATATTCTAAAATTGAAGAAATATCACCTAAGGCTTCATCTGCATCTCCTTTTTCAATAGCTTGTTTAACGCAGTGTTCTAAATGGCCTTCAACAATAATATGTCCAACTTTATGCAGTGCTGATTTTGATGCATTTACTTGCATTAATATCTGTTCGCAAGGAATATCCTCTTCAATCATACGGTCAATGGCATTTAATTGGCCGATGATTTTTTTTAATCTTCGATGGAGATTATCTGTATCCATACATTGTTTCATAATAACACAACCTATACCTGTTAGGGTATATAAATTTTTTAGTATATAAAAGTTTCTTAAAAATATTTCAAAAAATAAAAAAAATAAGGGAGGAAAATTTTAAATTTAATTTTCCATCTCTTCAAGTTTTTGTGGGAAATATGTGTCTACTACATATTCAAGCCCGTATTTGGAGAAAGATTGCTGTTCTGCTTTTTTACCAATTTTAAGCATTTTTTTGATTTCAGTTTGCCAGAAATCACTTTTATACCTTGGGTCTTTTGCAAGCTCTTTAAGTCTCATTACATCAACATCTTTGAGTTTATCTGTTGGCAACTCATAATTAATGATATCTGATGCAGTTACTCCCATAAATTTAGCATCAGGTGTTGCCAAATCATGGTTAACGTGAGCTAATTTTGCACTTCCGGAAATAATTACCTGTGCAATGTGGAATCCCCAAGGGTCTCCGTCGTTACAAATATAAACAGGCAAACCTAATTCTTCATTAACTCTTTTAATGAATCTTCTTGTAGCACGTGCGGCTTGTCCTTTAAGTCCAACAATTAATGTGTTGAATCTTTTATTAGCATTTTCCTGAACCATCCTATGAAACATCCCCATGGTTTCCACAGCGATAACTCTTTCAACACCGCAGTCTAAGAATTCAACCTGGTCAATGGTTGGTGAAATGGTATAACCGGATTTTCCAGCTTTTGCAGCATTAATTTCAACATCGTCATCTAATAATGTGATGTCTCCATATACGGATGCTCCGTCTTCTTCAGGCATTAAACCTAAGTCTTCACGTGTTGTTCCAAGAGTTACCTCTAAATCTTCTCCGACAATGTTTGATTCTTGCTGTGTTTTGAAACTTATTCCCCATCCTTCGGAAACGTAATACATTTCCCTGATTGTAGCTGTTTTTTCACGTGCAACCAAATCCTTACAGAAATTGGCAACATATACCATTTGACCTAATTTTCTTATTTGCTTTACATTTCCTAAAGATCTTCTACCGTATCTGTCTCCTAACACGTAGTATCTTTTAGCATCATCGTAAACAATGTTTCCTGTACCTCTGGAAGGAACTTTAATTGAAGGAACTTTTTGCTTTTCAATTTCTTCAATGATTTCCTGACCTAATCCTTTTAATTTATTGTAGGTGTATTCTTTTCTAACTTCCTTATGAGATTTTTTATCTTCCTTTACTTCAGTCATTTAATCACCTAGTCTTCAAATCCATCGTCAATATCTTCTTCTGTGAAATTATCAAGAGTACTATTTCCTTCTTCAACAGCATATCCTCTTTCATCAACTTCTTCCATAATGATTGCTTCAATTTCTTCTTCTTCCTCTTCTTCTTCAACATTTTCACCAAGCAATTCTGCAAGAGCTCTTTTGGTAACTTTTGCCAAGACTTCCTGGTATTCAGGAACTCCGGTTTCTCCAAGTTTTGCAGCTTCTTCGATGATTACCGGCATATAATCTTCAAATACTTTGGAACGTTTTTCTTTTTCTTTTGCCGCTTTTTTAGCTCTTATATGTTTTTGAAGTTTACGAGCCAATTTCATGGTTGCCTGTCTGATTTCGTGAACGATTTCAGGTTCAGGAGATACACTTTGTTTTCCAGTTGAAAGGTAAGGTACCTGTGTTGAAATAATGTTTACAAATAAAGTTAATGGAGTGTTGTCTAAATCTTTAAGGCCGTAACGTTTCCAGTCAATGCTTTTAAGAGCTTCTGTAATAGCACAACTTCCAGCATCAAAAGTTAATGGAACTCTATTTGCAAATCTCATAATCTCGGATTTTCTTTGGTCATTTACAATTCTACCGGCGTCTCCGCCATATGCGAGACCTGCTTCAATGATAAATGAAACACCTCCTTGATAAGTTACCGGTTTTCTTGTAATTGTTTCTACAAATTCAGGTTTGAGAATCTGTTTCATACCCTTTTCGATTTGCTCTGATCCGATTGGTATAAGTCCGTCAGTTGGAGGGGCCATGAATTTCATTTTCTTAAAGCAGTGAACAATTGCTTCTGCTTCTTGGAAAGTCATGTCTTTTGGACGTTTGTTCATGTCAATTCCTGTGACTTCACTTATCTCGTCAACTCTTTTATTGGACATTCTGGATAATGAAGAGGTCAGCATGCTTTTATATCTTCTGCTGTCTGTGTTTTGTGCCATTGTCATTATGTCGTCTGCACTCACTCCTTTAGGATGAGGTAACACTTCTTTTGGAAGAACCGGAATTATGTCTGCAGCTCTTTTAAATATATATTTATGTCCTGACGGGTCTCTGAATGTGATTTTCGCATGAGGGTTTCCAATCATGGTTCTTCTGATGTATTCAAAAGCACCCTGTTCTGCAAGAGAGTAAGAAACTTCTTTAAATTGTAATTCAATACATACTCCAGTACTTTCTGCAGGGATTTCCTCTCTTTGCATTAAAATTCCGCGGTTGTTTTTAACATCCATCTGGAATTTCATTTTTACTCCTTTAATATTTCCATTTTCTTTGTAACATGAAATTACTCGGGCAGGTTTACCTGTAGTCATCTGTGAGAGTAATACACAACCACTACAACCTAATCCTTGCTGTCCTCTGGATTGTATGTTTCTGAATTTGGATCCTGCAAACATACTACAATACACTCTCATTACATAATCTTCAGGAATACCTGGGCCATTATCTTTATGTCTGAGAATATAATGTTCTTTGTCAATTCTTTTTAATTCAATATCAATTTCCGGCAATATTCCTGCTTCTTCAGCTGCATCAAAACTGTTTGTAATTAATTCGTGAAATACAATAGTCAGTGAACGGATTTTACCGGTAAATCCTAACATCTGTTTATTTTTCCTAAAGAACTCTGATGGAGTTAAGTGCTTAAAATCATTTCTCCAATCGGTTCCCGGTTCTTGATTCGGCAAAAAATTTCCTCCTAAAATTATATGTTTAACTTTATTATGTGAGGTTTTATATTTAAATAATGTTAGAGAGCATTTGAAAACTAATATTTTTACATTACCCTATCTAACTTGTCTAAATATCTATTAAAATAATAAGTTCAAAATATGTAGAAAATATGGTATTTTCAATACACTATCTATATATGTTAGTTAAAGTATATAATAGTTTTCTATTATGAATATAATTTTTATATGAAAATTGCATTATAATGCTAATTTTGTAAAAAAAAGAAAAGATAGTAACATATTAAGATGTTACTGTAACATATTTTCGTCAAATTCAATTCCGTCTTTGAATTCGATTTTATCGTCTTCAATTCCAACGAGATCTTTGAATTCTTTCATTTTCAAGGATTCTTTTTTATGCTCTAAAAACCCGTAAACTGTTTTATGCCTTGAACCCTTCAATATCATCTCAATAGCTTCTTTGGCAATCATTATATTGTCCATTTCACCAATTAATGAAACTGTTTTACCATATATCACCATATCGACTTCAAGCAGATCCATGATTATTTCACGTGTTTTTCCGTCTTTTCCAATAATTCTGGCTTTGTGTCTTGCAAGAGCTTTTTTGGATTTGCCGATATATGCCGGTAAGCTGATTACTTCTAAATAAACATCATCACTAACTAATTTTAATGCAACTTCAGGATTAAATCCTCTGGCTACAGCCTTAACAATATGATTTGCATTCCAAACGCCTAATGGATCATCCATGTCTTCAGTAGGAGTGATATAAACTGTTCCTTCTTCACCATCTATATCAAGAATAGTTCCTGTTGCTTTTTCAATGGCTTTTTTAACTCCTCCTTTGCTTCCAATTAATGCCCCTATTCTATTTTGAGGTACTTTTAAATAATCTGTTTCTGGCATATTTTCACCTTTTTTCTTAAATTAAAATTAATAATAATTATTTAATCGAAGTTATTTAAAATTTAGGATTAACATATTCAGTATAAAAAGAACTTTTACTTGCAATGTTTTCTGTAACATTTCTGTTTTAACTTTATATGCTTTTTGATAGATTAAGTTCAAGATTGAAAAAATATTTATTTTATCTTCGTTTGAAAAACATTATTAATTATAATTAATTTAACAGTGTGTTTTTAATGATATTAACAATAGAGGAAATCATTGAAAGAACCGCTCCAATTGCTATCAAACATGGTGTTAACAGCTTGGCATTTTTGGATTTTATGCTAGACATGATGCAACTGTTGATAGTGATTTGGACTTTATAATGGATGATGGTGATGTGGCTTCTTTGATTCAATACAGGTCATTAGCCAGTAATCTGGAAGATGAATTCAAATGCCATGTTGATTTAGTTTCATCATGCAGTCGCAATAAGGATTTTTTAAATCGAATACAAAGGATTGGGTTATAATCTATAAACGCTAAAGATGAATATATTAAGAAAATCCTAGAATAATGTGAAACTACTGCAAGTGATATTGAGTATTTTTTGGATGATTTTAATGAATACTTGGAAAATGACCATTACCAAAGGGCATGTGAGTTTAACATTATTCAAATTGTTGAAGTCCCAAGTTATAATTTGTATAATTGTTTTTGAAGAATATGGGTTTTTATAGTATTTGCCTTGTCTTGTCCCTTGGCAGAAATTATAGTAACTTTTTTATTCTTTGATGGATAATTTTAAAATATATTATATCAATTATCTGACAGGGTGTTCATGACAACAAAATTTATTATTAGAAAGGATGATGATCCTAAAATTATTCACAATGATTTGTCTGATTATTTGGATGTTGAATCTATTTTAAAAAATGATTATGGATATATTTATGAATCTATTCAAAATGAAGGTTTCATACTGGAAAATAAGTTTGGCGACATATTTAAAGAAATATTATTTGAAAGTAAAGTTGTAGGATTTGCTTTTTATGAATTAAATTCAATGACTAATTTCGTTTTAAATGAGATTTATATCTTGCCGGAATTTAGAGGATATTCCTTATTTTTATTAGAAATTATAATACTCCTTTCAGCAGGAAATACATTAAGTATTTTACAGCCGACAAAAAACATTGTTGAGATTTTAATTCATTATGGATTTGCATCTAAGTTAAGTGAAAATATTGTAGCTAGTGCTATTAGTTTTGATTTTAAAAATGAAGATATTTTATCTAATTCCGATGAAAAATTTGATGATGGTCAGATAATGTCTTCTAATATTTATGATTTAAATGTTCGTTCTAGTTTGTTTCTTATGGATATTTCAACTCCTGGAAAGAATGTAATTTATTATCATGAAGAACTTGAAAATGATTTTAATGAGTATGGAAAACGTAAATCATTAAATGAAAGTTATTTTAATGAAATCAAAGAATTATTTTTGCAAAATTCTGACGAATTTACTCAAATGATGATTGATTTAAAAGAAAGATTGCCAAAGTCTCAATTTGGTTTTGAGGTAATCATAGGTTATGATGATGAATTTTCAGATTATATGCAAGACTTGATTGATGGGGATATTATTTCAGAAGATAAGGCTAAAAATATTAAAGATATTTTAACTGGGGAATATGAACGAGGCGAAGTCACCGATGATGGAATCATTACCCGTTTTAATTTTTTTATCAACGATTTAGATTCACAAATCGATCATTTCAATATTCAGGAGATGAATGCTAATTTGTGTCCTTATTGTTGTAATCCGATAAATTTATCAGATGAATCCTGTCAAATTTGTGGTTATAATCTGTTTTATGAAGATGAGGGAGATGATTTTGATTTTATAGATGATGATTTTGAAGATAGATTAATCATCGATAAAGACACGGGGGTTTCTAGTTTGTTAGAATTATTCAAAATATTTGATAGGAAATACAAACTTGAAGACATTGATTATGGAAAAGAATGCCCTACAAGCTATGATTTGGATCAATATAAAATTTTGAAATTCATAGATGAATATCATAATTTAGATTTGGTATTTCTCATTCTAAATGATTTGAAATTGCCTCAAAATATATTTGCCGATTTATTATTTGAAGAGGGATATGTCACTTATGAAATCACAAAAGAAACTTGGTTTGATTTTGCTAATAATGAGTTAACAGTAAATGATTTAAAAGATATCCTAAGAGCAAATGGGCTGAAGGTTTCAGGAAGAAAACAAGAACTCATTGACAGAATTGCCGAAAATGATATCTCTTTTAATGAATTTATTTCTGATAAACTATTTTTAACGGAAAAAGGTAAAAATTATTTAAATGAATATTCCTGGATTGGGCTGTTCATTGAATTTTTAAGGAATTTTGATTTCGATGACTTTTACAGATTTTATAATGCTGCTGAAGGGAATTTCAATGAAATTGTTTCTGAATATCTTGATGAACATATTAAACTAGCTGAAAAGGATATGGATTTTAATTATTTAATGGATTGTTTTTCTTCTAAAGCAATATTTTCGGAATTGGATGAAAATTTAGATGAGGCATTAAAATGGGAAATGAGAAGATTTTGTTTGACAATCAATTCAATTTGTTTAGATATGTCTTTTAATGCTCGT
It includes:
- a CDS encoding TIM barrel protein; protein product: MKNKVLFGPAGSPVGYKGAGYKAPKYISQEGLDSYEYQSPYGVRIGESSATTLKEESEKHNILVSMHAPYYINLCAKEEEKLEKSIGHLIAAARAGEWMGAYRLVFHPGAYLNRKPEKAMEISKNTINRLFEKLEAAGIREFTFAPETTGKRTQLGNIGEVIELCASFDHFEPTIDFAHIHARGRGYLTKKEDYNCIFSAIENQLDIDILHCHFTTIEYGHGGEVKHHTLDENDEYGPNIKDLLSNLIDNGWNANIICETPLRDIDSLKMKELYESMK
- a CDS encoding phosphorylating glyceraldehyde-3-phosphate dehydrogenase; protein product: MKTVAINGYGTIGKRVADAVAAQDDMKVIGVSKTRPNYEAKTAVEEKNYPLYIGIPEREQMFKDAGIEIAGTVEDMIQEADVVVDCTPGTIGPQNLEMYKKAGVKAIYQGGEDHELTGLSFNAISNYDDSYGADYTRVVSCNTTGLTRTLHTIDSVADIKKVRAVMVRRGSDPSEIKKGPINAIVPNPPKVPSHHGPDVKTVMKGIDVTTMALLVPTTLMHQHNIMVEINNDVETEDILETLEKRSRVIVVSAEEGLGSTAELMEYAKELGRNRNDLYEIPVWRESVNVVGNELFYMQAVHQESDVVPENIDAIRALLEMESDNEKSIAKTNKAMGIF
- a CDS encoding heavy-metal-associated domain-containing protein produces the protein MGMHCPSCVNAVELSLKDIDGIDDAKADLDSGITTISMSGDVSDADIEEAVKEAGFKVE
- a CDS encoding cation-translocating P-type ATPase, which translates into the protein MNLKFSKKEKIDIIIILISTISLVAEFILSINHLSWISIMLCGIPIFKECLEGLITEFDIKADLLVSIAIIASVIIGEIFAAGEIATIMAIGGFLEEYTVSKTQGKIKELINMTPQLATRIKNETEEKIAIEDVNVGDILKVLPGESIPTDGIIINGETSIDQSTLTGESLPVNKTTHDEVYSGTINLYGSFIMETTKIGEDSSIQKLIKLVESSKPENAKIVKTADKWATLIVVIAFTVSILTYLFTFEITRSVTILVVFCPCALVLATPTAIMAAIGNLTKYGILVKDGESIEELACVDELIFDKTGTLTNGTPKVVKVISENPHEMMHLLASLESKSEHPLAKAIVKHYNKNDLEEVMEFKMHIGKGITGMINKRKITAGNKRLLKSEKIPIKFDDENKNGEIEIFVAKEKEVMGKIILADTVRESSKQTISSLKKLRIKTTLLTGDNEKTAKSIANQVNIRNIKYNCLPEDKTKYIECEQKKKHRIAMIGDGINDAPSLRKSNVGIAMGKIGSDISLEAAKIVLIKDNIEHIPHLIEISRKTIKTITISIAFALSLNIIAMALAVLGILNPIEGALIHNIGSVIVIIYSSLLIKYKSQNIDYIPN
- a CDS encoding metal-sensing transcriptional repressor encodes the protein MKQCMDTDNLHRRLKKIIGQLNAIDRMIEEDIPCEQILMQVNASKSALHKVGHIIVEGHLEHCVKQAIEKGDADEALGDISSILEYYSRL
- a CDS encoding DNA topoisomerase IV subunit A → MTEVKEDKKSHKEVRKEYTYNKLKGLGQEIIEEIEKQKVPSIKVPSRGTGNIVYDDAKRYYVLGDRYGRRSLGNVKQIRKLGQMVYVANFCKDLVAREKTATIREMYYVSEGWGISFKTQQESNIVGEDLEVTLGTTREDLGLMPEEDGASVYGDITLLDDDVEINAAKAGKSGYTISPTIDQVEFLDCGVERVIAVETMGMFHRMVQENANKRFNTLIVGLKGQAARATRRFIKRVNEELGLPVYICNDGDPWGFHIAQVIISGSAKLAHVNHDLATPDAKFMGVTASDIINYELPTDKLKDVDVMRLKELAKDPRYKSDFWQTEIKKMLKIGKKAEQQSFSKYGLEYVVDTYFPQKLEEMEN
- the top6B gene encoding DNA topoisomerase VI subunit B, which encodes MPNQEPGTDWRNDFKHLTPSEFFRKNKQMLGFTGKIRSLTIVFHELITNSFDAAEEAGILPEIDIELKRIDKEHYILRHKDNGPGIPEDYVMRVYCSMFAGSKFRNIQSRGQQGLGCSGCVLLSQMTTGKPARVISCYKENGNIKGVKMKFQMDVKNNRGILMQREEIPAESTGVCIELQFKEVSYSLAEQGAFEYIRRTMIGNPHAKITFRDPSGHKYIFKRAADIIPVLPKEVLPHPKGVSADDIMTMAQNTDSRRYKSMLTSSLSRMSNKRVDEISEVTGIDMNKRPKDMTFQEAEAIVHCFKKMKFMAPPTDGLIPIGSEQIEKGMKQILKPEFVETITRKPVTYQGGVSFIIEAGLAYGGDAGRIVNDQRKSEIMRFANRVPLTFDAGSCAITEALKSIDWKRYGLKDLDNTPLTLFVNIISTQVPYLSTGKQSVSPEPEIVHEIRQATMKLARKLQKHIRAKKAAKEKEKRSKVFEDYMPVIIEEAAKLGETGVPEYQEVLAKVTKRALAELLGENVEEEEEEEEIEAIIMEEVDERGYAVEEGNSTLDNFTEEDIDDGFED
- a CDS encoding KH domain-containing protein, whose translation is MPETDYLKVPQNRIGALIGSKGGVKKAIEKATGTILDIDGEEGTVYITPTEDMDDPLGVWNANHIVKAVARGFNPEVALKLVSDDVYLEVISLPAYIGKSKKALARHKARIIGKDGKTREIIMDLLEVDMVIYGKTVSLIGEMDNIMIAKEAIEMILKGSRHKTVYGFLEHKKESLKMKEFKDLVGIEDDKIEFKDGIEFDENMLQ
- a CDS encoding SAP domain-containing protein, producing the protein MTTKFIIRKDDDPKIIHNDLSDYLDVESILKNDYGYIYESIQNEGFILENKFGDIFKEILFESKVVGFAFYELNSMTNFVLNEIYILPEFRGYSLFLLEIIILLSAGNTLSILQPTKNIVEILIHYGFASKLSENIVASAISFDFKNEDILSNSDEKFDDGQIMSSNIYDLNVRSSLFLMDISTPGKNVIYYHEELENDFNEYGKRKSLNESYFNEIKELFLQNSDEFTQMMIDLKERLPKSQFGFEVIIGYDDEFSDYMQDLIDGDIISEDKAKNIKDILTGEYERGEVTDDGIITRFNFFINDLDSQIDHFNIQEMNANLCPYCCNPINLSDESCQICGYNLFYEDEGDDFDFIDDDFEDRLIIDKDTGVSSLLELFKIFDRKYKLEDIDYGKECPTSYDLDQYKILKFIDEYHNLDLVFLILNDLKLPQNIFADLLFEEGYVTYEITKETWFDFANNELTVNDLKDILRANGLKVSGRKQELIDRIAENDISFNEFISDKLFLTEKGKNYLNEYSWIGLFIEFLRNFDFDDFYRFYNAAEGNFNEIVSEYLDEHIKLAEKDMDFNYLMDCFSSKAIFSELDENLDEALKWEMRRFCLTINSICLDMSFNARSLPLNKENINNLRLLKDELSIEAIFDSFEESWDYFKFNKFIVSKDEAIILLEKLINDNENLELINAELKDRYFGKMNNDNFIQTDLNDYFK